The following coding sequences lie in one Pseudoxanthomonas sp. SE1 genomic window:
- the alr gene encoding alanine racemase → MPGPDHIEGMDFAASFRPEANDRPTRIRVDLDALSHNFHALQAHAGVPVMGIVKANAYGHGLVPVARHLQAQGIGQLGVALVEEGIALRRAGVTVPILALGGIHAPQVSQFLACDLEVTVSSIAKLRQVELAAESLGRHAVIHLKVDTGMERIGVHSENAGPLIEAATASRWCTVKGVYSHLACSDDPASPMTLEQLGRFLDACRHFERIGAPMPIRHLANSGGVLHFPETCLDMVRPGIALYGVMPDAASRPTVALKPALSLVSKVVYFKVVNAGRTVSYGATWTAPTDTRIVTVPIGYGDGYPRSLSSRGEVLVRGARHPIVGRVCMDQFMVDLGPGGSAYNEDEVVLIGRQGDDAISCEAVALAAGTIPYEILTGLNARIPREYVGAASGLASAT, encoded by the coding sequence ATGCCTGGACCTGACCACATCGAGGGAATGGACTTCGCGGCCTCGTTCCGGCCCGAGGCGAATGATCGTCCCACGCGCATCCGCGTGGACCTGGATGCGTTGAGCCACAACTTCCATGCGTTGCAGGCGCACGCGGGCGTGCCGGTGATGGGCATCGTCAAGGCCAATGCCTACGGGCACGGGCTGGTGCCCGTCGCGCGACACCTGCAGGCCCAGGGCATCGGACAACTGGGCGTGGCGCTGGTGGAGGAGGGCATCGCCCTGCGGCGCGCGGGGGTGACGGTACCCATCCTGGCGCTGGGTGGGATCCATGCGCCGCAGGTCAGCCAGTTCCTGGCGTGCGACCTTGAAGTGACCGTGTCCTCGATCGCCAAGCTGCGGCAGGTCGAACTGGCGGCGGAATCGCTGGGACGCCACGCGGTGATCCATCTGAAAGTGGACACCGGCATGGAGCGCATCGGCGTGCACAGCGAGAATGCCGGGCCGCTGATCGAGGCGGCGACCGCTTCACGCTGGTGCACGGTGAAAGGTGTCTACTCGCATCTTGCGTGCTCGGACGACCCGGCCTCGCCGATGACGCTGGAACAACTGGGGCGCTTTCTCGACGCCTGCCGGCATTTCGAGCGCATCGGTGCGCCGATGCCGATCCGCCACCTGGCCAACTCGGGTGGCGTGCTGCATTTCCCGGAAACCTGCCTGGACATGGTGCGCCCCGGCATCGCGCTGTACGGCGTGATGCCTGATGCCGCCTCCCGCCCGACCGTGGCGTTGAAGCCCGCGCTGTCGCTGGTTTCGAAGGTGGTCTACTTCAAGGTGGTCAACGCCGGTCGCACGGTCAGTTACGGCGCCACCTGGACGGCGCCAACCGATACCCGCATCGTCACCGTGCCGATCGGCTACGGCGACGGCTATCCGCGTTCGCTGTCCTCGCGGGGGGAAGTGCTGGTGCGGGGTGCGCGCCATCCCATCGTCGGGCGCGTGTGCATGGACCAGTTCATGGTCGACCTCGGTCCGGGAGGCAGTGCCTACAACGAGGATGAAGTGGTGCTGATCGGCCGCCAGGGCGACGATGCCATTTCGTGCGAAGCGGTGGCATTGGCGGCCGGCACCATTCCGTACGAGATCCTGACCGGGCTCAATGCCCGCATCCCGCGCGAATACGTCGGTGCCGCATCCGGCTTGGCGTCCGCGACGTAA
- a CDS encoding deoxyribodipyrimidine photo-lyase — translation MPTALVWFRHDLRLDDNPALRAALEQGFTPVPVYLHAPDEEGEWTPGAASNAWLHRSLAALDADLQRRGSRLLRRHGSSAASLDALLDETGAQAVFWNRKYEPATQPRDAALKKTLRERGVQVESFKGVLLFEPWDLATQQGTPYKVFTPFWRAALSQWRVPEPWTAPAQLPSVDTALRSEPLDAWKLAPSLGWDAGFWGAWTPGEAGAREALEVFIDGALNGYRSDRDRPDRTGTSRLSPHLHFGEIAPWRIVAGLERARTAANSADMDGYIRELGWREFGYHLLHHFPQTTTQNLNPRFEHFDWAKVDPAALDAWRRGRTGVPIIDAGLRELWATGYMHNRVRMIVASYLTKHLRYHWLHGARWFWDTLVDADLASNTLGWQWTAGTGADAAPYFRVFNPVTQAEKFDPNGTYIARWVPDLAALPVPLRFAPWQKPDLLARVAPDYPRHPIADLAAGRDGALAAYRKTGD, via the coding sequence ATGCCGACCGCCCTCGTCTGGTTCCGCCATGATCTGCGCCTGGACGACAATCCTGCGCTGCGGGCCGCGCTGGAGCAGGGCTTCACGCCCGTTCCGGTGTACCTCCATGCGCCGGACGAGGAGGGCGAGTGGACGCCCGGGGCAGCGTCCAACGCCTGGCTCCATCGCTCGCTGGCCGCGCTGGATGCCGACCTCCAGCGCCGCGGATCGCGTCTGCTGCGGCGGCATGGCTCCAGCGCGGCATCGCTCGACGCGCTGCTCGACGAGACCGGCGCGCAGGCCGTGTTCTGGAACCGCAAGTACGAGCCGGCCACCCAGCCGCGCGATGCGGCGCTGAAGAAGACGCTGCGCGAACGCGGCGTGCAGGTCGAGAGCTTCAAGGGCGTGCTGCTGTTCGAGCCGTGGGACCTCGCCACGCAGCAGGGCACGCCCTACAAGGTCTTCACCCCGTTCTGGCGCGCGGCGCTGTCGCAGTGGCGGGTCCCCGAACCGTGGACCGCGCCGGCGCAATTGCCATCCGTCGACACCGCGCTCCGGAGCGAGCCGCTGGATGCGTGGAAACTGGCGCCTTCGCTTGGCTGGGATGCAGGCTTCTGGGGCGCGTGGACGCCGGGTGAGGCCGGCGCGCGCGAAGCACTCGAGGTCTTCATCGACGGTGCACTCAATGGCTACCGCAGCGACCGCGACCGCCCGGATCGCACCGGCACCTCGCGCCTGTCCCCGCACCTGCACTTCGGGGAGATCGCACCGTGGCGCATCGTGGCCGGACTGGAGCGCGCGCGCACGGCCGCCAACAGCGCCGACATGGACGGTTACATCCGTGAGCTGGGCTGGCGTGAATTCGGCTACCACCTGCTGCATCACTTCCCGCAGACCACCACGCAGAACCTCAATCCGCGCTTCGAACACTTCGACTGGGCGAAGGTGGACCCCGCAGCCCTCGACGCCTGGCGACGCGGCCGCACGGGCGTGCCCATCATCGACGCGGGCCTGCGCGAACTCTGGGCCACCGGCTACATGCACAACCGCGTGCGCATGATCGTGGCCAGCTACCTGACCAAGCACCTGCGCTACCACTGGCTGCACGGCGCACGCTGGTTCTGGGACACGCTGGTGGACGCCGACCTGGCCAGCAACACACTTGGCTGGCAATGGACCGCGGGCACCGGCGCCGATGCCGCGCCGTACTTCCGTGTATTCAATCCGGTCACGCAGGCGGAGAAGTTCGATCCCAACGGCACGTACATCGCCCGCTGGGTGCCTGACCTCGCCGCGCTGCCTGTACCGCTGCGCTTCGCGCCGTGGCAAAAGCCCGACCTGCTGGCACGCGTCGCGCCGGACTATCCGCGCCACCCCATCGCCGACCTGGCCGCAGGTCGCGACGGCGCATTGGCGGCGTACCGCAAGACCGGCGACTGA
- a CDS encoding wax ester/triacylglycerol synthase family O-acyltransferase, whose product MATKKAPAKPRREPMSRVDTAWLRMCRPTNPMMITGVLMFDEPMTLDRLKQVIKRRFLAYPRFLQKAVDTPAGASWVTDPDFDLDWHVRLSALPGRHDPASEKKALERFTSQMASTPLDKTKPLWQFHLIERYGTGSALVARIHHSYADGIALVQVLLSLTDTSRKPDAGKDLRSAWLKKDGVEVVRRVGAIDRYMQLGGKVLGKGMEMYRDPTLATVLAKEGGEIGRELLHALSLSDDPPTLLRGKLGVSKRVAWAEPLDLEEVKAVGRACDCTVNDVLMAAASGALRSYMLERGEQIDGVTLRATVPVNLRPLEHARKLGNHFGLVFLDLPVGEDNPIRRLERVAECMRDLKNSRQAIVAFGLLAALGMAPSAIQSVALELFSRKATAVATNVPGPQQPLYMGGSRLREMMFWVPQTGSIGIGVSILSYNGRVHFGLIADAKLIPDPDAVIRRFGPEFDKLLYLSLMGDWERTLDAPAATALLP is encoded by the coding sequence ATGGCCACGAAGAAGGCGCCGGCAAAGCCGCGTCGCGAGCCGATGTCGCGGGTGGATACCGCCTGGTTGCGGATGTGTCGTCCGACCAACCCGATGATGATCACCGGTGTGCTGATGTTCGACGAGCCGATGACGCTCGACCGGCTGAAGCAGGTCATCAAGCGGCGGTTCCTCGCTTATCCGCGCTTCCTGCAGAAGGCGGTCGACACGCCGGCAGGGGCGTCGTGGGTAACCGATCCCGATTTCGACCTCGATTGGCATGTGCGCCTGTCAGCGCTGCCCGGCCGGCACGATCCGGCGTCAGAGAAGAAGGCTCTGGAACGCTTCACCAGCCAGATGGCTTCCACGCCGCTGGACAAGACCAAGCCGCTCTGGCAATTCCACCTGATCGAGCGCTACGGCACGGGTTCGGCGCTCGTCGCGCGCATCCACCACAGTTACGCCGACGGCATCGCGCTGGTGCAGGTGCTGCTGTCGCTGACCGATACCAGTCGCAAGCCGGATGCCGGCAAGGACCTGCGCTCGGCCTGGCTGAAGAAGGATGGCGTGGAAGTCGTGCGCCGGGTCGGCGCCATCGATCGCTACATGCAGCTGGGCGGCAAGGTGCTGGGCAAGGGCATGGAGATGTACCGTGATCCCACGCTGGCCACGGTGCTGGCGAAGGAGGGAGGCGAGATCGGTCGCGAACTGCTGCATGCACTGTCGCTGTCGGACGACCCGCCGACGCTGCTGCGCGGCAAGCTGGGCGTCAGCAAGCGGGTGGCCTGGGCCGAGCCGCTGGACCTGGAGGAAGTCAAAGCCGTCGGCCGCGCCTGCGATTGCACCGTCAACGATGTACTGATGGCCGCGGCCTCCGGCGCGCTGCGCAGCTACATGCTGGAGCGTGGCGAGCAGATCGATGGGGTCACCCTGCGCGCCACCGTGCCCGTCAACCTGCGGCCGCTGGAGCATGCCCGCAAGCTGGGCAACCATTTCGGTCTCGTGTTCCTGGACCTGCCGGTGGGCGAGGACAATCCGATCCGTCGGCTGGAGCGCGTGGCGGAGTGCATGCGCGACTTGAAGAACTCGCGGCAAGCCATTGTTGCCTTTGGACTTCTGGCTGCGCTTGGCATGGCGCCTTCCGCCATCCAGAGCGTCGCGCTTGAGCTGTTCTCGCGCAAGGCCACGGCGGTGGCCACCAACGTGCCCGGTCCGCAGCAGCCGCTGTACATGGGCGGATCGCGGCTGCGCGAGATGATGTTCTGGGTGCCGCAGACCGGTTCCATCGGCATCGGTGTCTCGATCCTCAGCTACAACGGCCGCGTGCACTTCGGACTCATCGCGGACGCCAAGTTGATCCCGGACCCGGACGCGGTGATCCGGCGTTTCGGGCCGGAGTTCGACAAACTCCTGTACCTGTCGCTGATGGGCGACTGGGAGCGGACGCTGGACGCACCGGCGGCCACCGCCTTGCTTCCCTGA
- a CDS encoding Tex family protein → MQDRNPQIAQHIAATIAAEIGAQTAQAKAAIALLDEGATVPFIARYRKEVTGGLDDIQLRDLETRLTYLRELEDRRAAVLASIDEQGKLTDELRADIEAADSKARLEDLYLPYKPKRRTRAQIAREAGLEPLADGLLADPTQVPEVAAAAYVDADKGVADAKAALDGARAILMERWGENAALVGELRAWMTDVGVIRAKVAQGKENEGAKYRDYFDHAESLAKIPSHRLLALFRARREEILLLDLDPGMEAEAGHQQAEGRVAVHAGVSSQGRAADKWLLDACRLTWRAKLHMHLLLDLFNQAREKAEAEAIAVFGDNLKDLLLAAPAGPKAVLGLDPGLRTGVKVAVVDRTGKLVDHATIYPHEPKRQWDQSLHVLRALCAKHQVELIAIGNGTASRETDKLAGDLIKQAAELKLEKIVVSEAGASVYSASEFASKEFPDLDVSIRGAVSIARRLQDPLAELVKIEPKAIGVGQYQHDVDQFRLARALDARVEDCVNAVGVDVNTASAALLTRVSGLSSTVAENIVRFRDEHGAFRTRKALLGVPRLGEKTFEQCAGFLRIADGDEPLDASSVHPEAYPVVERILAGSGRQVKQIVGDIVFLRAVKPEQYTDGTFGVPTIRDILKELEKPGRDPRPEFKAARFADGVEDIKDLREGMILEGVVSNVAAFGAFVDIGVHQDGLIHISALADRYVKDPREVVKAGDIVKVKVLEVDVARKRIALTRRLDDAPAPQAPREARVNDPRPPRGQERGPSRDNRRGPAPSKPGAAPADNALAAAFARAKGQG, encoded by the coding sequence ATGCAAGACCGCAATCCCCAGATCGCCCAGCACATCGCCGCCACCATCGCCGCCGAGATCGGCGCACAGACCGCGCAGGCCAAGGCCGCCATCGCGCTGCTGGACGAAGGCGCCACGGTTCCCTTCATCGCCCGCTACCGCAAGGAAGTCACCGGCGGGCTGGATGACATCCAACTGCGCGACCTCGAGACGCGCCTGACCTACCTGCGCGAACTGGAAGACCGTCGCGCCGCCGTACTGGCCAGCATCGACGAGCAGGGCAAGCTGACCGACGAGCTGCGCGCCGACATCGAAGCCGCCGACAGCAAGGCGCGCCTGGAAGACCTGTATCTGCCTTACAAGCCCAAGCGCCGCACGCGCGCGCAGATCGCGCGCGAGGCGGGACTGGAACCGCTGGCCGACGGCCTGCTCGCCGATCCTACCCAGGTGCCGGAGGTCGCGGCCGCCGCGTATGTCGATGCCGACAAGGGCGTGGCTGATGCCAAGGCCGCGCTGGACGGCGCGCGCGCCATCCTGATGGAGCGCTGGGGCGAGAACGCCGCACTGGTCGGCGAACTGCGCGCCTGGATGACCGACGTCGGCGTGATCCGCGCCAAGGTTGCGCAGGGCAAGGAGAACGAAGGCGCCAAGTATCGCGACTACTTCGACCACGCCGAATCGTTGGCGAAGATTCCCTCGCACCGCCTGCTGGCGCTGTTCCGCGCGCGCCGCGAAGAGATCCTGCTGCTCGACCTCGACCCGGGCATGGAGGCCGAGGCCGGCCACCAGCAGGCCGAGGGCCGTGTGGCGGTGCATGCGGGCGTCTCCTCGCAGGGACGCGCGGCCGACAAGTGGTTGCTGGATGCCTGCCGGCTGACCTGGCGCGCCAAGCTGCACATGCACCTGCTGCTGGACCTGTTCAACCAGGCGCGCGAGAAGGCCGAAGCCGAGGCCATCGCGGTGTTCGGCGACAACCTGAAGGACCTGCTGCTGGCGGCGCCTGCGGGGCCGAAGGCCGTGCTTGGCCTGGACCCGGGCCTGCGCACCGGCGTGAAGGTCGCGGTGGTGGACCGCACCGGCAAGCTGGTCGACCACGCCACCATCTACCCGCATGAGCCCAAGCGCCAGTGGGATCAATCGCTGCACGTGCTGCGTGCGCTGTGCGCGAAGCACCAGGTGGAGCTGATCGCCATCGGCAACGGCACCGCCAGCCGCGAGACCGACAAGCTGGCCGGCGACCTGATCAAACAGGCCGCGGAGCTGAAGCTGGAGAAGATCGTCGTCAGCGAAGCCGGCGCATCGGTCTACTCCGCCTCTGAATTCGCATCGAAGGAATTCCCGGACCTCGACGTCAGCATCCGTGGCGCGGTCTCCATCGCACGCCGACTGCAGGACCCGCTGGCCGAGCTGGTGAAGATCGAACCCAAGGCGATCGGCGTGGGCCAGTACCAGCACGACGTGGACCAGTTCCGCCTGGCGCGGGCGCTGGATGCGCGCGTGGAGGACTGCGTCAACGCCGTCGGCGTCGACGTCAACACCGCCTCGGCCGCGCTGCTGACGCGCGTGTCCGGCCTGTCGTCGACGGTGGCCGAGAACATCGTGCGTTTCCGCGACGAACACGGCGCCTTCCGCACACGCAAGGCGCTGCTGGGCGTGCCGCGGCTGGGCGAGAAGACCTTCGAGCAGTGCGCCGGCTTCCTGCGCATCGCCGACGGCGACGAACCGCTGGACGCCTCGTCCGTGCATCCGGAAGCCTATCCGGTGGTGGAACGCATCCTGGCCGGCAGCGGCAGGCAGGTGAAGCAGATCGTCGGGGACATCGTGTTCCTGCGCGCGGTGAAGCCCGAGCAGTACACCGACGGGACGTTCGGCGTACCGACCATCCGCGACATCCTCAAGGAACTGGAAAAGCCCGGCCGCGATCCGCGCCCGGAATTCAAGGCCGCGCGCTTCGCCGACGGCGTGGAAGACATCAAGGACCTGCGCGAAGGCATGATCCTGGAGGGCGTGGTCAGCAACGTGGCCGCCTTCGGCGCGTTCGTCGACATCGGCGTGCACCAGGACGGCCTGATCCACATTTCCGCGCTGGCCGACCGCTACGTGAAAGACCCGCGTGAAGTGGTGAAGGCCGGCGACATCGTCAAGGTGAAGGTGCTGGAGGTCGACGTGGCCCGCAAGCGCATCGCGCTGACGCGCCGCCTCGACGATGCGCCTGCGCCGCAGGCACCGCGCGAAGCACGCGTGAACGATCCGCGTCCGCCGCGCGGACAGGAACGTGGTCCTTCCCGCGACAACCGGCGTGGCCCGGCCCCGTCCAAGCCCGGCGCAGCGCCAGCCGACAATGCGCTGGCCGCGGCCTTCGCGCGCGCGAAGGGGCAGGGCTGA
- a CDS encoding DUF1343 domain-containing protein: protein MPRNLRPLHAAPRHPRRHIALLVLGVVLACGASGASAATSPLDAAACDCTSTAPRLGIDVLLSSRLDLLRGKRVGLVTNATGMDRALRSTMDRFAARTDFTLVALFGPEHGVRGDVQAGDTVASSRDAATGLPVHSLYGEHREPTPAMLAGVDVLVFDIQDVGTRFYTYPYTLAGVMRAAKRAGIPVIVADRPDPLGGMRVEGPVLDPALASFLGMFPIPIRHGMTIGELATLFNTRFGIGAELHVVTMQGWRRGDEPLRGALPWVPPSPNMPTPDTALVYPGMGLLEGTNVSEGRGTTRPFETVGAPWVDAQALAARLNALGLPGVRFRATWFTPTFSKHAGQVCGGVQLHVTDRAAFLPVRTGIAVLKALHDQHPKDFAFLPGEPPFFDRLAGVDDLRAAIARGDTLDVIEARWQPGLAAFEVLRRQHLLYPMP, encoded by the coding sequence ATGCCCCGGAACCTGCGACCGTTGCATGCCGCGCCGCGCCACCCGCGCCGGCACATCGCGCTGCTGGTGCTCGGCGTGGTGCTGGCCTGCGGCGCGAGCGGCGCATCCGCAGCGACATCGCCGCTGGATGCTGCGGCCTGTGATTGCACGAGCACGGCACCGCGGCTGGGTATCGATGTCCTGCTCTCATCGCGCCTGGACCTGCTGCGCGGCAAGCGCGTGGGCCTGGTGACGAATGCCACCGGCATGGACCGTGCATTGCGCAGCACCATGGACCGCTTCGCCGCACGCACCGACTTCACGCTCGTGGCGCTGTTCGGGCCGGAGCATGGCGTGCGGGGCGACGTGCAGGCCGGCGACACGGTCGCCTCATCGCGCGATGCCGCCACCGGGTTGCCGGTGCACAGCCTGTATGGCGAGCACCGCGAACCGACGCCGGCGATGCTGGCCGGCGTCGACGTGCTGGTGTTCGACATCCAGGACGTAGGTACGCGGTTCTATACGTATCCATACACGCTGGCGGGCGTGATGCGTGCGGCAAAGCGCGCCGGTATCCCGGTGATCGTGGCGGACCGGCCCGATCCGCTCGGTGGGATGCGGGTGGAGGGCCCGGTGCTGGATCCGGCGCTGGCGTCGTTCTTGGGCATGTTCCCCATTCCGATCCGCCATGGCATGACCATCGGCGAGCTGGCGACGCTGTTCAATACCCGATTCGGCATCGGCGCCGAGCTGCATGTGGTGACGATGCAGGGCTGGCGGCGCGGTGATGAACCGCTGCGTGGTGCGTTGCCGTGGGTGCCCCCGTCTCCCAACATGCCCACGCCGGACACCGCCCTGGTGTATCCGGGCATGGGCCTGCTGGAAGGCACCAACGTCTCGGAGGGCCGCGGCACCACGCGCCCGTTCGAGACCGTGGGCGCGCCGTGGGTGGATGCCCAGGCGCTGGCCGCGCGGCTCAACGCGCTGGGCCTGCCCGGGGTGCGCTTCCGCGCCACGTGGTTCACGCCCACGTTCTCGAAGCATGCAGGCCAGGTCTGCGGCGGCGTGCAGCTGCACGTGACCGATCGCGCGGCGTTCCTTCCCGTGCGTACCGGCATCGCTGTCCTGAAGGCCCTGCACGACCAGCACCCGAAGGACTTCGCCTTCCTGCCCGGCGAGCCGCCGTTCTTCGACCGGCTGGCCGGCGTGGATGATCTGCGTGCCGCCATCGCGCGCGGCGACACCCTGGACGTTATCGAAGCGCGCTGGCAGCCGGGGCTGGCGGCGTTCGAGGTGCTGCGCCGGCAGCATCTGCTGTATCCGATGCCCTGA
- a CDS encoding DUF2894 domain-containing protein, with protein sequence MDGDALPLTAQLQAWRAQGADRADPARFDILQALAARISAHEGEARRLLEARLAGLMRAYAEALAQRPPAAPAAKHATVAASGLRELVAALQPRAGQLPDHDTPLMAPAMLTEARETWAQVRTDSQLRASLHDLPADAGPLNSGMLVHRALHLMRATSPGYLQHFIAYADTLSSLEQLQQAVAPLTAAPEAPRTTRRAPRKRKAVGT encoded by the coding sequence ATGGACGGTGACGCGTTGCCGCTGACGGCGCAGCTGCAGGCGTGGCGCGCCCAGGGCGCGGACCGCGCGGACCCGGCACGCTTCGACATCCTGCAGGCGCTGGCCGCGCGGATCAGCGCGCACGAGGGAGAAGCCCGTCGCCTGCTGGAAGCGCGACTGGCCGGGTTGATGCGGGCGTATGCGGAAGCGTTGGCACAGCGACCGCCTGCCGCCCCTGCGGCGAAACACGCGACCGTGGCCGCTTCCGGGTTGCGCGAGCTGGTCGCCGCGCTGCAGCCGCGTGCCGGCCAGCTCCCGGATCACGACACCCCGCTAATGGCGCCTGCCATGCTGACCGAAGCGCGCGAGACCTGGGCCCAGGTCCGCACCGACAGCCAGCTGCGCGCCTCGCTGCACGACCTGCCCGCCGACGCCGGTCCGCTCAACTCCGGCATGCTCGTGCATCGCGCCCTGCACCTGATGCGCGCCACATCGCCGGGTTATCTGCAGCACTTCATCGCCTACGCCGATACGCTGTCGTCGCTGGAACAGCTCCAGCAGGCGGTGGCCCCGCTGACCGCGGCACCGGAAGCCCCGCGCACGACCCGACGCGCCCCGCGCAAACGGAAAGCAGTGGGGACGTAG
- a CDS encoding OmpA family protein, which produces MSVETGDDTDLGAPVWASFGDLMSVLLGAFVLVLVGVIAVQAQLSQRLDEEVRRRELETQQRDALEKALAVPLAEGRVTLVDGRIGIRGNVLFALNSDQLQPEGRDLLKGLAAPLAGYLRTRDEILMVSGFTDDRQVRDSNRRFADNWELSAQRSLTVTRTLIAEGVPSSSVFAAAFGAEQPVSANTDEEGRARNRRVEIAPIPRPAKRSGDDGR; this is translated from the coding sequence ATGAGCGTGGAAACCGGAGACGACACCGACCTCGGCGCGCCCGTCTGGGCCAGCTTCGGCGACCTGATGTCGGTGCTGCTGGGGGCGTTCGTGCTGGTGCTGGTCGGCGTGATCGCCGTGCAGGCGCAGCTGTCTCAGCGGCTGGACGAGGAAGTGCGCAGGCGCGAGCTGGAAACGCAGCAGCGCGATGCGCTCGAAAAGGCCCTCGCGGTGCCGCTGGCCGAAGGGCGGGTGACGCTGGTGGATGGCCGCATCGGCATCCGCGGCAACGTGCTGTTCGCACTGAACTCCGACCAGTTGCAGCCCGAAGGCCGTGACCTGCTCAAGGGTCTCGCCGCCCCGCTCGCGGGCTACCTGCGCACGCGCGACGAGATCCTGATGGTCAGCGGCTTCACCGACGACCGCCAGGTGCGCGACAGCAACCGCCGGTTCGCCGACAACTGGGAACTCTCGGCGCAGCGTTCGCTGACGGTCACGCGCACGCTGATTGCAGAAGGCGTGCCGTCATCGTCGGTGTTCGCCGCCGCGTTCGGCGCCGAGCAACCGGTCAGCGCGAACACCGACGAGGAAGGCCGCGCGCGCAACCGCCGTGTCGAGATCGCCCCCATCCCCCGCCCCGCCAAACGCAGCGGTGACGATGGACGGTGA